A part of Sulfurimonas sp. HSL-1716 genomic DNA contains:
- a CDS encoding WcbI family polysaccharide biosynthesis putative acetyltransferase, whose protein sequence is MKNIAVLTNCQGEVIKNILKEHLKDNVTFFDVPLVHTIAQDEIKKDEVLQLLNDADLIITQPLGNYFTSISLKNIKEKLDKNLFVFPSIYFQGYNPEMFYFKNLNGFSNLDFPAHYHDLVIFIGYMKKLTKKQLVDIFYDDDFYYSDILKKMFDDSILTLQEYELECDLSVSSIIENNKTKKLFYTCNHPTTDLLNYVSRNILDYLDYTGTFTPAQTALDWIRYPSYASVAKFYGYDFESMYHINGREFSREEMIEQYFDFYDSRSDTELEYNLNYIMNSRGGIYKIIGDFMREKF, encoded by the coding sequence ATGAAAAACATTGCCGTTCTTACAAATTGCCAAGGTGAGGTAATAAAAAATATTTTAAAAGAGCATCTCAAAGATAATGTCACTTTTTTTGATGTGCCGCTTGTACATACTATCGCGCAAGATGAAATAAAAAAAGATGAAGTATTGCAATTGCTAAATGATGCTGATTTAATTATCACACAACCTTTAGGAAATTATTTTACATCAATAAGTCTGAAAAACATAAAAGAAAAACTTGATAAAAATTTATTTGTTTTTCCGTCTATATATTTTCAAGGATATAATCCTGAGATGTTTTATTTTAAAAATCTTAATGGTTTTAGTAATTTAGATTTTCCTGCACATTATCATGATCTGGTGATTTTTATCGGCTATATGAAAAAATTAACGAAAAAACAGCTTGTTGATATTTTTTATGATGATGATTTCTATTATAGCGATATTCTCAAAAAGATGTTTGATGACAGTATCTTGACATTACAAGAGTATGAACTGGAGTGTGATTTGTCTGTCTCATCCATCATTGAAAATAATAAAACAAAAAAACTGTTCTATACCTGTAACCATCCTACGACCGATCTTTTAAATTATGTATCCAGAAATATATTGGATTATTTGGACTATACGGGTACATTTACACCTGCACAGACCGCTTTGGATTGGATAAGATATCCATCTTATGCATCGGTTGCCAAATTTTACGGGTATGATTTTGAGAGCATGTATCATATTAATGGCAGGGAGTTCTCGCGCGAAGAGATGATAGAACAGTATTTTGATTTTTATGATTCCAGAAGCGATACGGAGCTTGAATATAATTTGAATTATATAATGAATTCGAGGGGCGGAATATATAAGATTATCGGAGACTTTATGCGTGAGAAGTTTTAA
- a CDS encoding glycosyltransferase family 2 protein: MNNAQKITVITITYNAEKYLEKTIQSVINQDYAHIEYIIIDGKSSDGTVDIIKKYEKNISYWISEADGGIYYAMNKGIEVATGSWVNFMNAGDTFASSNTISSIFNHDLSDYDVICGGVNIIENDEIIFYEPAQSLDVMEKRFPCNHQSMFTRIDPLKRYKFNTTYKIASDADLMMKLYYNGHKFKFIDIPIANYLKEGFWDENYVKAYAELTYIVSTYKEDQNDIYKHTAYKGLIKFDNNPNRYFADLVNRLIQEVDSFRNSSIALYGDGNITKFILPFLNRSVKVIFDISIDNRIEGEIIKDNPKNIHNYDFEKIVVTVLGREEEIIKYLVEQLHVNRSKIVAFDLSYKGN; encoded by the coding sequence GTGAATAATGCACAAAAAATTACAGTAATCACGATAACTTATAATGCAGAAAAATATTTAGAGAAAACTATTCAAAGCGTGATCAATCAAGACTATGCCCATATAGAATATATTATTATTGACGGCAAAAGCAGTGATGGAACTGTTGATATCATCAAAAAGTATGAAAAAAATATATCTTATTGGATAAGCGAAGCGGATGGGGGGATATATTATGCAATGAATAAAGGCATAGAAGTCGCAACCGGTAGCTGGGTCAACTTCATGAATGCAGGAGATACGTTCGCAAGCAGCAATACGATTTCATCGATTTTTAATCATGATCTATCCGACTATGACGTCATTTGCGGAGGTGTCAATATAATAGAGAATGATGAAATCATTTTCTATGAGCCGGCACAGTCCTTAGATGTGATGGAAAAAAGATTTCCATGCAATCATCAATCGATGTTTACCAGAATCGATCCGCTGAAAAGATATAAGTTTAATACAACCTACAAGATCGCCAGCGATGCCGATCTGATGATGAAACTTTATTACAACGGACATAAGTTTAAATTTATCGATATACCTATAGCCAATTACCTAAAAGAGGGATTCTGGGATGAAAACTATGTAAAAGCGTATGCAGAGTTGACCTATATCGTTTCAACATATAAAGAGGATCAAAACGATATTTATAAGCATACGGCATATAAAGGGCTGATCAAATTCGATAATAATCCAAATAGATATTTTGCGGATCTGGTGAATAGATTGATACAGGAGGTCGATTCTTTTCGTAATAGCTCTATCGCACTTTATGGGGACGGAAACATCACTAAATTTATTCTTCCTTTTTTAAATAGATCTGTGAAAGTGATTTTTGACATTTCAATAGATAATAGGATAGAAGGTGAAATCATAAAGGATAATCCAAAAAATATTCACAATTATGATTTTGAAAAGATAGTCGTGACAGTTTTGGGAAGAGAAGAGGAAATAATAAAATATCTGGTTGAACAATTACATGTCAACAGAAGTAAAATAGTTGCTTTTGATCTAAGTTATAAAGGTAATTGA
- a CDS encoding GDP-mannose 4,6-dehydratase encodes MKKTALITGITGQDGSYLAELLISKEYEVHAIVRRETLENSEKLKNIAHIENKITLHAGSLSDHLSIYKIFAKVLPDECYHLAGSTFVDYSFDEEFQTISSNFSSTHYLLSIIKELKPACRLFFAGTSEMFGEPVEFPQNEKTPFNPKSIYGISKVSSYYLIKNYREKENIFACTGIMYNHESPRRGNQFVTKKIVTAAVKIKKGLQKEIFLGNLDAKRDWGYAKDYVLMMWKILQQDKADDYIMATGKLHSVREFLDIAFSYLGLDYRDYFKIDQRFFRASEKLPLCGDTEKLISAIGFQHTKSLHEIVEEMIEAELKGYE; translated from the coding sequence ATGAAGAAAACGGCGCTTATAACCGGCATTACCGGACAGGACGGGTCTTATTTAGCAGAACTTCTGATTTCAAAAGAGTATGAAGTGCATGCGATTGTAAGACGTGAAACTCTGGAAAATAGTGAAAAATTAAAAAATATCGCACATATAGAGAACAAGATCACTCTGCATGCGGGTAGTCTGAGTGATCATCTTTCCATATACAAGATATTTGCCAAAGTTTTGCCGGACGAGTGCTATCATCTTGCCGGTTCGACGTTTGTCGATTACTCTTTTGACGAAGAGTTTCAAACAATAAGCAGTAATTTTAGTTCTACACACTATTTACTATCGATTATTAAAGAGCTAAAGCCTGCATGTAGATTGTTTTTTGCCGGCACAAGTGAAATGTTCGGTGAACCGGTGGAGTTCCCACAAAATGAAAAAACACCGTTTAATCCAAAGAGCATCTACGGGATATCTAAAGTTTCAAGTTATTATCTAATAAAAAATTATCGTGAAAAAGAAAATATCTTTGCCTGCACCGGGATTATGTATAACCATGAAAGTCCAAGACGCGGAAATCAGTTCGTGACCAAAAAGATCGTTACGGCTGCCGTTAAAATTAAAAAAGGATTGCAAAAAGAGATCTTTTTAGGTAATCTAGATGCGAAAAGAGATTGGGGTTACGCAAAAGATTATGTTTTAATGATGTGGAAAATATTGCAGCAGGACAAAGCTGATGACTATATCATGGCAACAGGGAAGCTTCACAGCGTCCGGGAGTTTTTAGATATAGCGTTTTCATATCTTGGACTGGATTATAGGGATTATTTTAAGATCGATCAAAGATTTTTTAGGGCGAGTGAAAAGCTGCCGCTTTGCGGAGACACTGAAAAATTGATTTCGGCTATCGGATTTCAACACACAAAGAGTCTGCACGAAATCGTTGAAGAGATGATAGAAGCGGAATTAAAAGGATACGAGTGA
- a CDS encoding glycosyltransferase, with protein MKKILYIGLEFHKKTLSTKFFIDILAKHYEIDFIWCGQFEASLDVMNSPLIHSEYDAVILFQIMLTKEKLQFFKCQNIILIPMYDNDLNITYGKWRQFAKYKFINFSKTLYDKFSFLGVTDNLYVQYAPDVDDSIPSAVSTKAKLFFWQRGNAINFELIKKLLDLDQIESIHLHRLNDNVQKDIFFKPPSKEEIEKYNITRTSWFEDKEDIKRVMQGCDIFIAPRLYEGIGQAFLEAMSYGKCVISPDHPTMNEYIVDGVDGLLFDYHDPKRIDISDFKLLGSNAKKKIRQIHENFVSQENEIISFIQQPMTDLDERKLLSENIRELKKSLQPSNYFVAEDLKMGYYNNNLSMLFSKYLNVLHQRLKNADTKFVIYGAGTGASLLLSIESKKCEYIVDRDHSKHNTCLNDIKIFSLDKLREEKEPKDVLVSVFGRAIAIIRELKGDESLSRHNFISLDIDPFYGELIE; from the coding sequence ATGAAAAAAATTTTATATATAGGGCTTGAGTTCCATAAAAAAACATTGTCCACAAAATTTTTTATAGACATACTCGCAAAGCATTATGAGATAGATTTCATTTGGTGTGGGCAGTTTGAAGCATCTTTAGATGTGATGAACTCGCCTTTGATACATTCTGAGTATGATGCAGTGATATTGTTCCAGATTATGCTTACAAAAGAGAAATTGCAGTTTTTCAAATGTCAAAATATTATTTTAATACCTATGTATGACAATGATTTGAACATTACATACGGCAAGTGGAGACAGTTCGCAAAATACAAATTTATCAACTTTTCCAAAACGCTTTACGACAAGTTCTCGTTTTTAGGGGTTACAGATAATCTATATGTCCAGTATGCTCCCGACGTTGACGACAGCATACCTTCGGCTGTTTCAACAAAAGCAAAACTTTTTTTTTGGCAAAGAGGCAATGCGATAAACTTTGAGCTTATCAAAAAGCTTCTGGACCTCGATCAAATAGAATCGATCCATCTTCACAGGCTCAACGATAATGTCCAAAAAGATATATTTTTTAAACCGCCAAGCAAAGAAGAGATCGAAAAATATAATATTACCAGGACAAGTTGGTTTGAAGATAAAGAGGATATAAAAAGAGTGATGCAGGGGTGTGATATATTTATCGCTCCACGACTTTATGAAGGTATCGGACAAGCGTTTTTGGAAGCTATGAGCTATGGCAAATGTGTAATATCGCCGGACCATCCTACAATGAATGAATATATTGTAGACGGAGTGGACGGATTGCTGTTTGATTATCACGATCCCAAACGAATAGATATCTCGGATTTTAAACTGCTGGGATCAAATGCCAAAAAAAAGATACGGCAGATCCATGAGAACTTCGTATCTCAGGAGAACGAGATCATAAGCTTCATTCAACAGCCTATGACAGATCTGGATGAGAGGAAACTTTTATCCGAAAATATCCGGGAGTTGAAAAAAAGTTTACAGCCAAGCAATTATTTTGTAGCCGAAGACCTGAAGATGGGTTATTATAATAATAATCTTAGTATGCTTTTTTCAAAATATCTAAATGTTTTGCATCAAAGATTGAAAAATGCGGATACAAAGTTCGTTATTTACGGAGCGGGAACGGGCGCGTCTTTACTGCTGAGCATAGAAAGCAAAAAGTGCGAATATATTGTAGACAGGGATCACAGTAAGCACAACACCTGTTTAAACGATATAAAAATATTTTCGCTGGACAAATTAAGAGAAGAAAAAGAACCTAAAGATGTACTCGTGAGTGTATTTGGAAGAGCGATCGCGATCATAAGAGAACTAAAAGGAGATGAATCCTTGAGTCGTCATAACTTTATATCTCTGGACATAGACCCTTTTTACGGAGAGCTGATTGAATAG